The uncultured Desulfobulbus sp. genome window below encodes:
- a CDS encoding (Fe-S)-binding protein, translated as MSSTASPLPEALLAGDLQKHIEQIRNQCTDCGACIHHCAFLQEHGSPLKIINQLAFNDAAQCQISFACSLCGLCTTLCPQKLDPCGFFLDLRRHRTALAPLNLSPYKSLLFYERLGASQLFSLFKLPQGCTTIFFPGCSLPGTRPAVTLRLLAHLQSPKNTLGLVLTCCTKPSHDLGRNDVFSTNFQAIRERLRSHGITNVLTACPNCTAVFRRYAPELTTQNVFTVLAEQGFSLSHEQPVHQEVVIHDPCPLRADKYSQQATRTLVAQRGYTITPMRHEQKRTICCGEGGAVGALHPELASTWTHKRIVQAQGRTIITTCGGCSGTFARFTDVLHLADLLFGRYVDGKPQPKISPPPMTYLNRLWLKLRYNWLFWRRKKRSER; from the coding sequence AGATTAGGAACCAATGCACTGACTGCGGCGCCTGCATACACCACTGTGCTTTTCTTCAAGAACATGGTTCCCCCCTGAAGATCATCAACCAGCTTGCGTTTAATGATGCAGCCCAATGCCAGATAAGTTTTGCCTGTAGCCTCTGCGGGCTCTGCACCACTCTCTGCCCGCAAAAACTTGATCCCTGCGGCTTTTTTCTGGACCTGCGCCGTCACCGGACTGCTCTGGCCCCTCTGAACCTGAGCCCCTACAAATCGCTACTCTTCTATGAGCGCCTGGGCGCATCTCAACTGTTTTCTCTGTTCAAATTACCTCAAGGCTGCACCACCATATTTTTCCCTGGCTGCTCTCTTCCCGGTACACGACCTGCGGTGACCCTCCGGCTCTTAGCGCATCTTCAGTCCCCCAAGAATACCCTTGGCCTGGTACTCACCTGCTGCACCAAGCCATCCCACGACCTGGGACGTAACGATGTGTTCAGCACCAACTTCCAGGCAATACGAGAGAGGTTGCGCTCCCACGGGATCACCAACGTACTCACCGCCTGCCCTAACTGCACAGCCGTATTTCGCAGATATGCACCGGAACTAACCACCCAAAACGTGTTTACTGTTCTGGCTGAACAGGGCTTTTCTCTTTCCCATGAGCAACCAGTGCACCAAGAGGTGGTGATTCATGATCCCTGCCCACTGCGAGCGGATAAGTACAGTCAGCAAGCCACACGCACCCTGGTTGCACAACGCGGCTATACGATCACCCCCATGCGCCACGAACAGAAAAGGACCATATGCTGCGGTGAGGGAGGCGCTGTGGGAGCTCTCCACCCAGAGCTGGCCAGTACCTGGACGCATAAACGCATTGTACAGGCACAGGGGCGCACCATTATCACCACCTGTGGTGGCTGCAGTGGCACGTTTGCTCGTTTTACCGATGTTCTTCATTTGGCTGATCTTCTCTTTGGCAGATATGTAGACGGCAAGCCCCAGCCTAAAATTTCTCCCCCCCCCATGACCTATCTCAACCGTCTGTGGCTTAAATTGCGCTACAACTGGCTTTTCTGGAGACGAAAAAAACGTTCTGAACGTTGA